The proteins below are encoded in one region of Micromonospora yangpuensis:
- the panC gene encoding pantoate--beta-alanine ligase, whose protein sequence is MSELVHTPAELAAARARLTGTVGVVMTMGALHSGHETLLRAAREQADHVLVTIFVNPLQFGPNEDFDRYPRTLDEDLAVCRRAGVDLVFAPSVPDLYPDGAPEIRVDPGRPGADLEGLSRPGFFQGVLTVVLKLLQLTRADLAFFGEKDYQQLTVVRRMVRDLNVPVRIVGVPTVREPDGLALSSRNRYLSPTQRQAALGLSATLRAGAEAAEAGLDAGAVLAAAHRAFGAVDPTVELDYLVLTDPDLEPGPVAGEARLLIAASLGGVRLIDNLAIRLAPRP, encoded by the coding sequence ATGAGCGAGCTGGTGCACACTCCGGCGGAGTTGGCGGCCGCCCGGGCCCGGCTGACCGGGACCGTCGGCGTGGTGATGACCATGGGCGCCCTGCACTCCGGGCACGAGACACTGTTGCGGGCCGCCCGGGAGCAGGCCGACCACGTCCTGGTGACGATCTTCGTCAACCCGTTGCAGTTCGGCCCGAACGAGGACTTCGACAGGTACCCGCGCACGCTCGACGAGGACCTGGCGGTGTGCCGCCGGGCCGGGGTCGACCTGGTCTTCGCCCCCTCCGTGCCGGACCTGTACCCGGACGGGGCACCCGAGATCCGCGTCGACCCGGGGCGGCCCGGCGCGGACCTGGAAGGGCTGAGCCGACCGGGCTTCTTCCAGGGCGTGCTCACCGTGGTCCTGAAGCTGCTCCAGCTCACCCGGGCGGACCTGGCCTTCTTCGGGGAGAAGGACTACCAACAGTTGACCGTGGTCCGGCGGATGGTGCGGGACCTGAACGTGCCGGTACGGATCGTCGGCGTGCCGACGGTACGGGAGCCGGACGGACTGGCGCTCTCCAGCCGCAACCGTTACCTCTCCCCGACGCAGCGGCAGGCCGCGCTGGGGCTCTCCGCCACGTTGCGGGCCGGTGCCGAGGCGGCCGAGGCCGGTCTCGACGCCGGTGCGGTGCTCGCCGCCGCGCACCGGGCCTTCGGGGCGGTCGATCCGACCGTCGAACTGGACTATCTGGTGCTCACCGATCCCGATCTGGAGCCGGGGCCGGTGGCCGGCGAGGCCCGGCTGTTGATCGCGGCTTCGCTCGGTGGCGTCCGGCTGATCGACAACCTGGCGATCCGGCTCGCGCCGCGCCCCTGA
- a CDS encoding septum formation family protein, which produces MSSARTVLPGARAVLGVVVVATLVLTGCAATSGLDADLTDDWAALAPPVPFTPAAATCHEADFTEVVSLTAYQPVDCAGAHRVETAHVGTFPADRPRPPTGSAQLRTAFADCDTRATGYVGHEWRGARLRLGVAIPSPDGWSGGARWYRCDLTEVTTVEAGAGTVLRTGSLRGALRGPSPLKLGCQQAATGRGGGVSTLSPVSCDKRHNAEYVGVWAAPDRPYPARDAEWAPFYTGCRTVLARYVGVPDDIRLTVRSGVVVRPPAAGRWRAGDRGVRCYLWLSHRTTTGSLAGAGPAGLPVRTG; this is translated from the coding sequence ATGAGCAGTGCGAGAACGGTGCTGCCCGGTGCGCGGGCGGTTCTGGGCGTGGTCGTGGTGGCGACGCTCGTGCTGACCGGCTGCGCGGCCACCTCCGGACTGGACGCCGACCTGACCGACGACTGGGCGGCGCTGGCCCCACCCGTACCGTTCACCCCGGCCGCCGCCACCTGCCACGAGGCCGACTTCACCGAGGTGGTCAGCCTGACGGCGTACCAGCCGGTGGACTGTGCCGGGGCGCATCGGGTGGAGACGGCGCACGTGGGGACCTTCCCGGCGGACCGGCCGAGGCCGCCTACCGGGTCTGCGCAGCTGCGTACGGCCTTCGCCGACTGTGACACCCGGGCCACCGGTTACGTCGGCCACGAGTGGCGCGGTGCCCGGCTGCGGCTGGGGGTGGCCATCCCCTCCCCGGACGGCTGGTCGGGCGGTGCCCGCTGGTACCGGTGCGACCTGACCGAGGTGACGACGGTGGAGGCCGGAGCCGGCACGGTGCTCCGGACCGGCAGCCTGCGCGGTGCGCTACGAGGTCCCTCGCCGTTGAAACTGGGCTGCCAGCAGGCTGCCACGGGCCGGGGTGGCGGCGTCTCGACACTGAGCCCGGTGAGCTGCGACAAACGGCACAACGCCGAATACGTGGGCGTGTGGGCGGCCCCGGACCGCCCCTACCCCGCCCGGGACGCCGAGTGGGCCCCGTTCTACACCGGCTGCCGTACCGTCCTCGCCCGGTACGTCGGGGTGCCGGACGACATCCGGCTGACGGTGCGCAGCGGTGTGGTGGTCCGCCCGCCCGCCGCCGGCCGGTGGCGCGCCGGTGACCGGGGGGTTCGTTGCTACCTGTGGCTGAGCCACCGCACGACGACCGGCTCGCTGGCGGGTGCCGGCCCGGCCGGTCTACCGGTTCGGACAGGGTAG
- a CDS encoding ABC transporter ATP-binding protein — translation MDGTVKTAADADPDRAGRTSAASISLHGIRKRYPDGTEAVRELSLEIAAGELVVLIGPSGCGKSTVLRMINRLIEPTGGRILLGDTDVTHADPVELRRRIGYVIQNVGLFPHQTVSANVGTVPRLQGWSRDRVRRRVEELLDIVGLDPAQFGRRYPHELSGGQRQRVGVARALAADPVVLLMDEPFSAVDPIVRTRLQEEFLRLQAEVRKTIVLVTHDLDEAVRLGDRIAVLSEGGRLEQYDSPAVLLGAPATPFVREFVGADRGIRRLAVTPVGADALDPVPADEVDLPHVALGTSAYDALAVMLSSAVDRVLVDADGRPVGVLTRHRLLSLGQPTT, via the coding sequence GTGGACGGTACCGTGAAGACCGCAGCCGACGCCGACCCGGATCGGGCCGGGCGGACCTCTGCGGCCTCGATCAGCCTGCACGGGATCCGCAAGCGTTACCCGGACGGCACCGAGGCGGTCCGGGAGCTGAGCCTGGAGATCGCCGCCGGTGAGCTGGTGGTGCTGATCGGCCCCTCGGGCTGCGGCAAGTCGACGGTACTACGGATGATCAACCGGCTGATCGAGCCGACCGGCGGGCGGATCCTGCTCGGCGACACCGACGTCACCCACGCGGACCCGGTCGAGCTGCGCCGCCGGATCGGCTACGTGATCCAGAACGTGGGGCTCTTCCCGCACCAGACGGTGAGCGCCAACGTCGGCACCGTTCCCCGACTGCAGGGCTGGTCCCGCGACCGGGTCCGCCGGCGCGTCGAGGAACTGCTCGACATCGTCGGTCTGGACCCGGCCCAGTTCGGTCGCCGCTACCCGCACGAACTCTCCGGCGGTCAGCGGCAGCGGGTCGGGGTGGCCCGGGCGCTCGCCGCCGATCCGGTCGTGCTGCTGATGGACGAGCCGTTCTCGGCCGTCGACCCGATCGTGCGGACCCGGCTGCAGGAGGAGTTCCTCCGGTTGCAGGCCGAGGTGCGCAAGACCATCGTGCTGGTCACCCACGACCTGGACGAGGCGGTCCGGCTCGGTGACCGGATCGCGGTGCTCTCCGAGGGCGGCCGGCTGGAACAGTACGACAGCCCGGCGGTACTGCTCGGGGCGCCCGCCACGCCCTTCGTCCGGGAGTTCGTCGGTGCCGACCGCGGGATCCGCCGGTTGGCCGTGACCCCGGTCGGCGCCGACGCGCTCGACCCGGTGCCGGCCGACGAGGTCGACCTGCCCCACGTCGCGCTCGGCACCTCGGCGTACGACGCGCTGGCCGTCATGCTCTCCTCGGCCGTGGACCGGGTGCTGGTCGACGCCGACGGTCGACCCGTCGGGGTGCTCACCCGGCACCGGCTGCTCTCCCTCGGCCAACCGACGACCTGA
- a CDS encoding ABC transporter permease — protein sequence MSLRLSYRADPGNPWFSWQYVRDNSDTILAAVGDHAWLTVRAVLIAALVGLPLAVAAYWFRPLAGPIVALTGVLYTIPSLALFAFLAPYLGIGAVTVLSVVVLYALLVIVRNAVAGLNQVPPEVREAAEGMGYGRWGRLFRIDLPLALPGILTGLRLATVSTVALVTVGVVVGRGGLGQLIFAGFQNNFYKAQIMTGTLLCVLLALLADLLLAGAGRLLTPWVTRRAR from the coding sequence ATGTCCCTCCGCCTGAGCTACCGGGCCGACCCGGGTAACCCGTGGTTCTCCTGGCAGTATGTGCGGGACAACTCTGACACGATCCTCGCCGCGGTGGGTGACCACGCCTGGCTGACGGTCCGCGCGGTGCTGATCGCCGCTCTGGTCGGCCTGCCGCTCGCCGTCGCCGCGTACTGGTTCCGGCCGCTGGCCGGGCCGATCGTCGCGCTGACCGGGGTGCTCTACACGATCCCCTCGCTGGCCCTCTTCGCGTTCCTCGCGCCGTACCTCGGCATCGGCGCGGTCACGGTGCTCAGCGTGGTGGTGCTGTACGCGCTGCTGGTCATCGTGCGCAACGCGGTGGCCGGTCTGAACCAGGTGCCGCCGGAGGTCCGCGAGGCGGCCGAGGGCATGGGGTACGGCCGGTGGGGGCGGTTGTTCCGGATCGACCTGCCGCTGGCGCTGCCGGGCATCCTCACCGGGCTCCGGCTGGCCACGGTGTCGACGGTGGCGCTGGTCACGGTGGGGGTGGTGGTGGGGCGCGGTGGGCTCGGTCAGCTGATCTTCGCCGGCTTCCAGAACAACTTCTACAAGGCCCAGATCATGACCGGTACGCTGCTCTGCGTGCTGTTGGCCCTGCTGGCCGATCTGCTGCTGGCCGGGGCGGGACGACTGCTCACCCCCTGGGTGACGAGGCGGGCCCGGTGA
- a CDS encoding NADH-quinone oxidoreductase subunit D gives MANMTTDTGDLRELTVGTGAGLVAGTSGEQLGTDMVLNIGPQHPSTHGVLRLRLVLDGERVISAEPVVGYMHRGAEKLFEVRDYRQIIVLANRHDWLSAFSNELGVVLAVERLMGLEVPERAVWLRMALAELNRVLNHLMFLGSYPLEIGAITPMFYAFRERETLQAALEEVSGGRIHYMFNRIGGLKEEVPAGWTGRARDAIGVVRRRMPDLDDLIRRNDIFLARTVGVGVLSAADAAAFGASGPVARASGLDFDLRRDEPYLAYGELDVPVVTRTAGDCHARFEVLLDQVYASLDLAEQCLHRVDRLTGPINTRLPKVVKAPEGHTYAWTENPLGVNGYYLVSRGEKTPWRLKLRTASYANVQALATLLPGALVPDLIAILGSMFFVVGDIDK, from the coding sequence ATGGCGAACATGACCACGGACACCGGTGATCTCCGCGAGCTGACCGTCGGCACCGGCGCGGGACTGGTGGCCGGCACCTCCGGTGAACAGCTCGGCACCGACATGGTGCTCAACATCGGCCCGCAGCACCCCTCCACCCACGGCGTACTCCGGCTCAGGCTGGTCCTCGACGGCGAACGGGTGATCTCCGCCGAGCCGGTCGTCGGATACATGCACCGGGGGGCCGAGAAGCTCTTCGAGGTACGCGACTACCGGCAGATCATCGTGTTGGCCAACCGGCACGACTGGCTCTCGGCGTTCTCCAACGAGTTGGGCGTGGTGCTCGCCGTCGAGCGGTTGATGGGCCTGGAGGTGCCGGAGCGGGCGGTGTGGCTGCGGATGGCCCTCGCCGAGCTCAACCGGGTGCTCAACCACCTGATGTTCCTCGGCTCGTACCCGCTGGAGATCGGGGCGATCACCCCGATGTTCTACGCGTTCCGGGAGCGGGAGACCCTCCAGGCAGCGCTTGAGGAGGTGTCCGGCGGACGGATCCACTACATGTTCAACCGGATCGGTGGGCTCAAGGAGGAGGTACCGGCCGGGTGGACGGGGCGGGCCCGCGACGCCATCGGTGTCGTCCGGCGACGTATGCCGGACCTCGACGACCTGATCCGCCGCAACGACATCTTCCTGGCCCGTACCGTCGGGGTGGGGGTGCTCTCCGCCGCCGACGCCGCCGCGTTCGGCGCCTCCGGGCCGGTGGCCCGCGCCTCCGGGCTCGACTTCGACCTGCGCCGCGACGAGCCGTACCTGGCCTACGGCGAGCTGGACGTGCCGGTGGTCACCCGCACCGCCGGCGACTGCCACGCCCGCTTCGAGGTCCTCCTCGACCAGGTGTACGCCTCACTCGACCTGGCCGAGCAGTGTCTGCACCGGGTCGACCGGCTCACCGGACCGATCAACACCCGGCTGCCGAAGGTGGTCAAGGCCCCGGAGGGGCACACCTACGCGTGGACCGAGAACCCGCTCGGCGTGAACGGGTACTACCTGGTCTCGCGCGGGGAGAAGACGCCGTGGCGACTCAAGCTGCGCACCGCCTCGTACGCGAACGTGCAGGCCCTGGCCACCCTGCTCCCGGGCGCTCTGGTGCCGGACCTGATCGCGATCCTCGGTTCGATGTTCTTCGTGGTCGGCGACATCGACAAGTAG
- a CDS encoding SAM-dependent methyltransferase, whose product MSRALYGPNGFFVSGTGPADHFRTSVHASPAFTSALLRLVERVDAALGHPARLDVVDVGAGRGELLRTLAVQLIGADRHSPGDAPRTGGSPPAAPLARRLRLTAVELAPPPAELPPGIDWVDRVPAGITGLLVATEWLDNVPLDVAVRVGDGWRYLVVDPATGTETVGDLVDPADASWLATWWAGTGGPVPVRGRPDDGPARPLARDTGRTGNSPIVGPRAEIGRSRDEAWADAVRRIDRGLALGVDYGHLSDDRPATGSLTGYRAGRQVPPVPDGSCDLTAHVAVDAVAAAGAAVAGSAYSLVRQRDALRALGADGGRPPLTLASTDPTGYVRALAAASAVAELTDPAGLGGHWWWGQPVGIDPDAVMARWRT is encoded by the coding sequence ATGAGCCGGGCGCTCTACGGCCCCAACGGCTTCTTCGTCTCCGGCACCGGTCCGGCCGACCACTTCCGTACCAGCGTGCACGCCTCCCCCGCGTTCACCTCGGCGTTGCTCCGGTTGGTCGAGCGGGTCGACGCCGCGCTCGGCCACCCCGCCCGGCTGGATGTCGTGGACGTGGGCGCGGGCCGCGGCGAACTGCTCCGGACCCTCGCCGTCCAGCTGATCGGCGCGGACAGGCACTCACCGGGCGACGCGCCCAGGACGGGCGGCAGCCCGCCCGCTGCACCGCTCGCCCGACGGCTACGCCTGACCGCCGTCGAACTCGCCCCACCCCCGGCCGAACTGCCGCCCGGCATCGACTGGGTCGATCGGGTCCCGGCCGGGATCACCGGCCTACTGGTCGCCACCGAGTGGCTCGACAACGTACCGCTCGACGTGGCCGTCCGGGTCGGTGACGGCTGGCGGTACCTCGTGGTCGACCCGGCGACCGGCACCGAGACCGTCGGTGACCTGGTCGACCCGGCCGATGCCAGCTGGCTCGCCACCTGGTGGGCCGGCACCGGTGGGCCCGTCCCTGTTCGCGGCCGACCGGACGACGGTCCGGCCCGGCCCCTGGCGCGGGACACCGGGCGGACCGGGAACAGTCCGATCGTCGGACCGCGCGCGGAGATCGGCCGGAGTCGGGACGAGGCCTGGGCCGACGCGGTACGCCGGATCGACCGGGGACTCGCCCTGGGCGTCGACTACGGGCACCTGAGCGACGACCGGCCGGCGACCGGCAGCCTGACCGGCTACCGTGCCGGGCGGCAGGTGCCACCGGTACCCGACGGGTCCTGTGACCTCACCGCCCACGTGGCGGTGGACGCCGTCGCCGCGGCCGGCGCGGCGGTCGCCGGGTCGGCGTACTCGCTGGTCAGGCAGCGTGACGCGCTGCGGGCGCTCGGGGCCGACGGCGGCCGGCCACCGCTCACCCTGGCCTCGACCGACCCGACCGGGTACGTCCGCGCGCTCGCCGCCGCCTCGGCGGTGGCCGAACTGACCGACCCGGCCGGCCTCGGCGGACACTGGTGGTGGGGTCAACCGGTCGGCATCGATCCCGACGCGGTCATGGCACGATGGCGAACATGA
- a CDS encoding glycine betaine ABC transporter substrate-binding protein produces MRARTRLAIGAVGALAAAGLLTGCGDAGSSGTEAPQQEASGAGCAPVAGDQLVALEDDKKLQNADNILPAVNAEAADPQLIAALDKVSTALDTEKLIQLNKAVDVDRKSSKVAAEEFAGGNGLTNGIAKGPGGKIVVGAGNFAESQTLGELYRIVLTEAGYDVTVQTIGNRELYEPALAKGEIQVVPEYAATMAEFLNAKLNKDAQPVSSPEVEKTVEALKGLGERNGLTFGAASAAQNQNAFAVTQAFADKYGVRTLSDLADKCSGNATVLGGPPECQERPFCKPGLEKTYGLAVGSFSSLDQGGPLTKTGLRTGTISVGLIFSSDGAYAQG; encoded by the coding sequence ATGCGCGCTCGTACACGGCTGGCCATCGGCGCGGTGGGTGCTCTCGCCGCGGCAGGCCTGCTCACCGGCTGCGGTGACGCCGGTTCCTCCGGCACCGAGGCCCCGCAGCAGGAGGCGTCGGGGGCCGGTTGCGCGCCGGTCGCCGGTGACCAGCTGGTGGCGTTGGAGGACGACAAGAAGCTGCAGAACGCCGACAACATCCTCCCCGCGGTCAACGCCGAGGCGGCCGATCCGCAGCTCATCGCGGCACTGGACAAGGTCTCCACGGCGCTCGACACCGAGAAGCTGATCCAGCTGAACAAGGCCGTCGACGTGGACCGGAAGTCCTCGAAGGTGGCCGCCGAGGAGTTCGCCGGTGGCAACGGACTGACCAACGGCATCGCCAAGGGCCCCGGCGGCAAGATCGTGGTCGGCGCCGGCAACTTCGCCGAGAGCCAGACGCTCGGCGAGCTCTACCGGATCGTGCTCACCGAGGCCGGGTACGACGTCACGGTGCAGACCATCGGCAACCGGGAGCTCTACGAGCCGGCCCTGGCCAAGGGTGAGATCCAGGTGGTGCCGGAGTACGCCGCCACCATGGCCGAGTTCCTGAACGCCAAGCTCAACAAGGACGCGCAGCCGGTCTCCTCCCCGGAGGTGGAGAAGACCGTCGAGGCGCTCAAGGGCCTCGGCGAGCGCAACGGCCTCACCTTCGGGGCGGCCTCGGCGGCACAGAACCAGAACGCCTTCGCCGTCACTCAGGCCTTCGCCGACAAGTACGGCGTCCGTACCCTCTCCGACCTGGCCGACAAGTGCTCGGGTAACGCGACGGTGCTCGGCGGTCCGCCGGAGTGCCAGGAGCGGCCCTTCTGCAAGCCGGGCCTGGAGAAGACGTACGGGCTCGCCGTGGGCTCGTTCTCGTCGCTGGACCAGGGCGGTCCGCTGACCAAGACCGGGTTGCGGACCGGCACCATCAGTGTGGGTCTGATCTTCTCCTCCGACGGCGCCTACGCCCAGGGCTGA
- a CDS encoding L-aspartate oxidase, producing the protein MDSSPVDLPTLPGLLAAPAPGWVETTDVIVVGSGVAGLTAALHLREAGLHVTVVTKVDMDEGSTRWAQGGIAAVLDPQDTPAAHASDTELAGVGLCDPAAVGVLVAEGPTRLRELMRIGAEFDRHPDGSLMLTREGGHRADRIVHAGGDATGAEVQRALHAAVRRDPWIRLFEHALVLDLLRAPGDGPDGLGPACGLTLHVLGEGSEDGVGAILSRAVVLATGGMGQVFAATTNPAVSTGDGVALAMRAGAVVTDVEFVQFHPTALIVPERARVPGAGLAQQPLVSEALRGEGAHLVDADGKRFMVGQHELAELAPRDVVAKGIHRVLLATGADHVFLDARHLGGEFLARRFPTIVASCLAIGVDPATDLIPVAPAAHYASGGVRTDLHGRTSIPGLYACGEVACTGVHGANRLASNSLLEGLVFSRRIAEDIAAGLPEQAQPAPTGAWTGGAGWVAPAEATPTLQRAMTRGAGVLRSAKTLTETAATLTGLGERRGRPRTADWEATNLLTVASALVAAGYARQETRGCHWREDFPTADERWHGHLLASIGAQGRLAQRWERSA; encoded by the coding sequence ATGGACTCCTCGCCCGTCGACCTGCCGACCCTGCCCGGACTGCTGGCCGCGCCCGCACCCGGCTGGGTGGAGACCACCGACGTGATCGTGGTCGGTTCCGGGGTCGCCGGCCTCACCGCCGCCCTGCATCTGCGGGAGGCCGGACTGCACGTCACCGTGGTCACCAAGGTCGACATGGACGAGGGGTCGACCCGGTGGGCGCAGGGCGGTATCGCCGCCGTACTCGATCCGCAGGACACCCCGGCGGCGCACGCCTCGGACACCGAGCTGGCCGGGGTGGGGCTCTGCGACCCGGCCGCGGTAGGGGTCCTGGTGGCGGAGGGACCGACCCGGCTGCGGGAGCTGATGCGCATCGGTGCCGAGTTCGACAGGCATCCGGACGGTTCGCTGATGCTCACCCGGGAGGGCGGTCACCGGGCGGACCGGATCGTGCACGCCGGCGGCGACGCGACCGGGGCGGAGGTGCAGCGCGCGCTGCACGCCGCGGTCCGCCGGGACCCGTGGATCCGGCTGTTCGAGCACGCCCTGGTGCTGGACCTGCTCCGGGCGCCCGGCGACGGCCCGGACGGCCTCGGCCCGGCCTGCGGGCTCACCCTGCACGTGCTCGGCGAGGGCAGCGAGGACGGGGTGGGCGCGATCCTGTCCCGGGCGGTCGTGCTGGCCACCGGCGGGATGGGGCAGGTCTTCGCGGCGACCACCAACCCGGCGGTCTCCACCGGCGACGGGGTGGCGTTGGCGATGCGCGCCGGCGCGGTCGTCACCGACGTGGAGTTCGTGCAGTTCCACCCGACCGCGTTGATCGTGCCGGAACGGGCCCGGGTGCCCGGGGCCGGTCTGGCCCAGCAACCGCTGGTCTCCGAGGCGCTGCGCGGCGAGGGCGCCCACCTGGTCGACGCCGACGGCAAGCGGTTCATGGTCGGTCAGCACGAGTTGGCCGAGCTGGCCCCCCGGGACGTGGTCGCCAAGGGCATCCACCGGGTGCTGCTGGCCACCGGCGCGGACCATGTCTTCCTCGACGCCCGGCACCTCGGTGGGGAGTTCCTCGCCCGCCGGTTCCCCACCATCGTCGCCTCCTGCCTGGCCATCGGGGTCGACCCGGCGACCGATCTGATCCCGGTCGCCCCGGCCGCCCACTACGCCTCCGGCGGGGTCCGTACCGACCTGCACGGCCGGACCTCCATCCCCGGCCTGTACGCCTGCGGCGAGGTGGCCTGCACCGGCGTGCACGGCGCGAACCGGCTGGCCAGCAACTCGCTGCTGGAGGGGCTGGTCTTCTCCCGGCGGATCGCCGAGGACATCGCCGCCGGTCTGCCCGAGCAGGCCCAGCCGGCGCCGACCGGCGCCTGGACCGGCGGCGCCGGCTGGGTGGCGCCGGCGGAGGCCACCCCGACGCTGCAACGGGCGATGACCCGGGGTGCCGGGGTGCTCCGCTCGGCGAAGACGCTCACCGAGACCGCCGCGACCCTGACCGGGCTCGGCGAGCGGCGTGGGCGGCCCCGGACCGCCGACTGGGAGGCGACGAACCTGCTCACCGTGGCGTCGGCGCTGGTCGCGGCCGGCTACGCCCGGCAGGAGACCCGCGGGTGCCACTGGCGGGAGGACTTTCCCACGGCCGACGAGCGGTGGCACGGCCACCTGCTCGCCTCGATCGGGGCCCAGGGGCGGTTGGCGCAGCGGTGGGAACGGTCAGCATGA
- a CDS encoding ABC transporter permease has product MSAVEQAVRWLNDPLNWTNPGGILDRLGEHLSMSATAVALGCLLAWPLGLWLGHTGRGGGLVVLVSNVTLAVPTLALLTILPLTFLGFGRPAVVVALAVFAVPPLLANAYTGVRQVDPETRDAARGMGLSGGQVLRRVELPLAVPYLAAGFRTATVQVIATAALATFVNGGGLGEIIRAGFGLSIASGGGQILAGGLLVAGLALLAELVLALIERLVTPRPLRPARRRANRRAGNAIAGN; this is encoded by the coding sequence GTGAGCGCCGTCGAGCAGGCGGTCCGCTGGCTCAACGACCCGCTGAACTGGACCAACCCGGGCGGGATCCTGGACCGGCTCGGCGAGCACCTGAGCATGTCCGCGACGGCGGTGGCCCTGGGCTGTCTGCTGGCCTGGCCGCTCGGGCTCTGGCTCGGGCACACCGGCCGCGGCGGCGGCCTGGTCGTGCTGGTCTCCAACGTCACGCTCGCCGTGCCCACCCTCGCGCTGCTGACCATCCTGCCGCTTACCTTCCTGGGTTTCGGCCGACCCGCGGTGGTGGTGGCGCTGGCCGTCTTCGCGGTTCCTCCGCTGCTGGCCAACGCGTACACCGGGGTCCGTCAGGTCGATCCGGAGACCCGCGACGCGGCGCGTGGCATGGGGCTCTCCGGTGGGCAGGTGCTGCGCCGGGTCGAGTTGCCGCTCGCGGTGCCGTACCTGGCGGCCGGTTTCCGTACCGCGACGGTCCAGGTGATCGCCACCGCCGCGCTGGCCACGTTCGTCAACGGTGGCGGGCTGGGGGAGATCATCCGCGCCGGGTTCGGGCTGAGCATCGCCAGCGGTGGAGGCCAGATCCTGGCCGGCGGCCTCCTGGTGGCCGGGCTCGCGCTCCTGGCCGAGTTGGTGCTGGCCCTGATCGAGCGGCTGGTGACCCCGCGTCCGCTGCGACCGGCGAGGCGTCGGGCCAACCGTCGGGCCGGCAACGCGATCGCCGGCAACTGA
- the panD gene encoding aspartate 1-decarboxylase, which yields MLRTMLKSKIHRATVTQADLHYVGSVTVDQDLLDAADLLPGEQVAIVDVTNGARLETYVIPGERGSGVIGINGAAAHLVHPGDLVILISYGQFDAAEARSYQPRIVHVDGENRIIELGADPTAAVAGMAGDPVRAAYAVPV from the coding sequence ATGTTGCGGACCATGCTGAAGTCGAAGATCCACCGGGCCACGGTGACCCAGGCCGACCTGCACTACGTCGGTTCGGTGACGGTGGACCAGGATCTGCTCGACGCCGCCGACCTGCTGCCTGGCGAGCAGGTCGCGATCGTGGACGTCACCAACGGGGCCCGGCTGGAGACGTACGTTATCCCGGGCGAGCGGGGCAGCGGGGTGATCGGCATCAACGGTGCCGCCGCGCACCTGGTGCACCCCGGTGACCTGGTCATCCTGATCTCGTACGGGCAGTTCGACGCCGCCGAGGCGCGGTCGTACCAGCCGCGGATCGTGCACGTCGACGGGGAGAACCGGATCATCGAGCTGGGTGCCGACCCCACCGCCGCCGTCGCGGGGATGGCCGGTGACCCGGTACGCGCCGCCTACGCGGTACCCGTCTGA